The following nucleotide sequence is from Myxococcales bacterium.
GATGCCCGAGGCGATGAACAGGACCTTGGCCCGGCCGATCAACTGCCCGCCGATGTCGCCCGCCAGGTCGGCGCTGCCGCTGGCCCGGGTGACGATGATGCCGGCGCCGGTGGAGACAATCAGGGCCGGGATCTGGGTGACCAGGCCGTCGCCGACGGTCAGCAGGGTGTAGTTCTGCGCGGCGGTCGCCGCGTCCATCCCCATTTGGGCGACGCCGATGATGAAGCCGCCGATGATATTGACGATCACGATGATGATGCCGGCGATCGCGTCGCCGCGGACGAATTTGGCCGCGCCGTCCATCGCGCCGTAGAAGTCGGCTTGCTGTTCGATTTGCCGTCGCCGTTCGCGGGCTCCCTGCTCGTCGATCAAACCGCTGTTCAGGTCGGCGTCGATCGACATCTGCTTGCCGGGCATGGCGTCCAAGGTGAACCGGGCCGTCACCTCGGCGATACGCGTCGCGCCCTTGGTGATGACCACGAAGTTGATGATGATCAACACGACGAACACGATGACGCCGACGACGTAATTGCCCCCGACCACGAACTGGCCGAAGGCTTGAATGACCTTGCCGGCGGCGTCCGTGCCCTCGTTGCCGTGCAGCAGAATGAGGCGGGTCGTGGCCACGTTCAGCGACAAGCGGAACAGGGTCGAAATCAACAGGACCGTCGGAAAGGCGGAAAAATCGAGCGGCCGCTCGGTGAACAAACTCACCAGCAGGATCAACAACCCGAGGAAAATGCTGAGGGTCAGCAAAATGTCCATCAGGAATTTCGGGATCGGAATGACCATCACGATGACAATGCACACCATCCCGATGGGAAGAAGGAGATCCATTTTTCTCCCGAAGACACTATTGCCGATGATGTTTTCAGCCATCGTTCGCCGCGCTCCGTCGTCCCTTCAGGGCGTAGACGTAGGCCAGAATCTCGGCCACCGCCTGATAGAGTTGCTCGGGGATCATCCGGTCCAATTTCACCGTCGCGTACAGCAGCCGCGCCAATTCCGGCCGCTCGAGCACCGGAACGCCGTGGCTCCGGGCGGTTTCGCGGATGCGTTGCGCCACGAAGCCCTTGCCCTTGGCCACCACGCGAGGCGCCGGATACTTGGGGGATTCGTAGCGCAGCGCGACGGCGACGTGCGTCGGGTTGGTGATCACCACGTCGGCCTTCGGCACCTGCTGCATCATGCGGCGCATCGCGACCTCGCGCTGCATCGCACGGATCCGCGCCTTGATTTTGGGATCGCCTTCCGATTGTTTCATTTCATCAATGACTTCCTGTTTGGTCATTTTCAGTTGGCGCTCCCATTCGTAACGTTGAAACGCGTAATCCAGCACCGCCAAGACCACCAGGACGATCGAGGCCCGCAGGAAGAGCTTGAAAATCAGTGCCATCAACAGGGCAAATACCTGCGGCCCGGGCTGGTTCATCAAATTCAGGATCTCGCCGCCATGCGCCCGGAGCGTGCTGTAAACCACGTAACCCAGGACAAAAATCTTGGCGATGTTTTTCACCAGGTCCACCAGACTGCGAATGGAAACGAAACGCTTGAACCCCTGCAACGGATCCAGCCGTTCGATTTTCGGCGTCATGGCCTCCTTGGCGATCAAAATGCCCGTTTGCGCCACGCTGGCGCCCACCCCGGCCAGCACCACGGTGCCCAGCACCGGCGCAATCACGACCACCAGCTTGATGCCGAGGATGACAGCCATTTGCTTGAACGAGGCCCCCGTCAGTTCCATCTGGCCGATCCAGGTGAACGGCAACCGGAACAAATCCTGAAAATGCTCCCACAACCAACCGGCGCCGGCGGAAAAGACGAGCAGCGACGCGGCCAACACCAGCGCGCTCGGCAATTCCTGCGTCTGCGCCACCTGGCCCTCGTCCCGCGCCTTGTCCCGCTTCCGGCCGGTTGCGGGTTCTGTTTTTTCCTGGTCGCTGCCTTCCGCCATTTTTTACCCGCTTCAAGGCGCCGCGCTGCGCCAAAAAAGAATCATCCGGTCCAGGCTTTGGCCAAACAGGTGATCCACGCCGATGATGAACTGCGGTATGACCACCGCCGTGGCCAACAAGCCGGCGCCGATCGTCAACGGGAAACCGACGACAAAGACGTTCATCTGCGGCACCGTGCGCGCCAGGATGCCCAGCCCGATCTTGACGAGCATCAGGGAAACGATCGGCGTCGCGGCCAACACGATCGAAATCCGCAGCGCCAGGCCGACCGTATCGATGATCGACTGCCCCTGCCCCGGGGAGAAAACCGCCGCGCCGATCGGAACGATCCGGTAACTGGCGGCTACCGCTTCCAGAAAATGGCGATACATGCCGCCGACCAGAAAAACCAACAACGCCAGACGCACCTGGAAGCTGGCCAGGATGCTGATCGACGAACCGGTCGTCGGATCGATGGTATTGACGATGGAAAAACCCATCTGGAAGCCGACCATCTGCATGCCGATCACGACGCCTTCCACCACCCAGGAAATCAAAAAGCCCGAAATAATGCCCAAGAGAAATTCCCGCACCAGGGCGAAGAAAAACGACAGCCCCAACTCCGGCAACGATTGCGGATCCTGGCTGACCGCCATGGTCAGAATCAGGGCCAGGCCGAAGCCCAGTCCGGCCTGGATCTTGGTCGGGATCTCGGTGGAACTGAACACGGGCGCCGTCAGGATGAAACCCATCAGGCGCAGGTAGACCAGCGCGAACAATTCGATCAGCGGCAGCGGCAGGGTCACCAGCGGCATTAGTGCAGAAAGCCTCCCCAGTCGGTGAACATGCGTTTGGTGAAACCGATCATGACCTGCACCATTTTGTCGTACATCAAAGCCACGGTGAGGACGGCCACGAGAATCTTGGGGATGAACGTCAGGGTCATCTCGTGGATCTGGGTCACCGCCTGAAAGATGCTGATCAGCAGGCCGATCAACAGGCCGGAGACCAGCACCGGGTACGACACCTCCCAGGCCGTCATCAAGGCGTCCTTGGAAATCCCGGCCAACATTTCCAGATTCATGCGAGCCCTCCTACATCGTGAAACTGTTGACGAGGCTGCCGATCAGCAGATACCACCCGTCGGCCAGCACGAAGATCATCAATTTAAACGGCAACGAGATCATGATCGGCGGCAGCATCAGCATGCCCATGCTCATCAGTACCGAGGCGATCACCATGTCGACGATGAGAAAGGGCAGCCAGATCAGGAAGCCGATGATGAAGGCCGTCTTCAATTCGGAAACGATAAAGGCCGGGATGATCGTCAAAGTCGGGACTTCCTCGGCGTTCTGCGGCTTGGGCAGCCGGCTGATTTTAATGAACAGCGCCAGGTCCTTTTCCCGCGTCTGATGCAACATAAACGAGCGCAACGGTTTGAGCGTTTGGGTGAACGCTTCCTCGTAGCCGATCTGCTGCGCCATGTAGGGCTGGACCGCGTGTTCGTTGATCTGCTGCCAGACCGGATACATGATGTAAAAGGTGAGGAACATCGACAGGCCCAGGATGATCTGATTGGTCGGCGTCTGGTTGGTGCCCAGCGCCTGCCGCAAAAAAGACAGCACCACGACGATGCGGGTGAAACTGGTCACCAGGATCAGCAGCGACGGCGCCACCG
It contains:
- a CDS encoding flagellar biosynthetic protein FliR, which gives rise to MPLVTLPLPLIELFALVYLRLMGFILTAPVFSSTEIPTKIQAGLGFGLALILTMAVSQDPQSLPELGLSFFFALVREFLLGIISGFLISWVVEGVVIGMQMVGFQMGFSIVNTIDPTTGSSISILASFQVRLALLVFLVGGMYRHFLEAVAASYRIVPIGAAVFSPGQGQSIIDTVGLALRISIVLAATPIVSLMLVKIGLGILARTVPQMNVFVVGFPLTIGAGLLATAVVIPQFIIGVDHLFGQSLDRMILFWRSAAP
- the flhA gene encoding EscV/YscV/HrcV family type III secretion system export apparatus protein (membrane protein involved in the flagellar export apparatus), which gives rise to MAENIIGNSVFGRKMDLLLPIGMVCIVIVMVIPIPKFLMDILLTLSIFLGLLILLVSLFTERPLDFSAFPTVLLISTLFRLSLNVATTRLILLHGNEGTDAAGKVIQAFGQFVVGGNYVVGVIVFVVLIIINFVVITKGATRIAEVTARFTLDAMPGKQMSIDADLNSGLIDEQGARERRRQIEQQADFYGAMDGAAKFVRGDAIAGIIIVIVNIIGGFIIGVAQMGMDAATAAQNYTLLTVGDGLVTQIPALIVSTGAGIIVTRASGSADLAGDIGGQLIGRAKVLFIASGI
- the fliP gene encoding flagellar type III secretion system pore protein FliP (The bacterial flagellar biogenesis protein FliP forms a type III secretion system (T3SS)-type pore required for flagellar assembly.); translated protein: MRVIGTIVTGLVLLLALAGPALAQATPAAPALTLPMVAVSGASQPEQISTAVKLLLLITVLAVAPSLLILVTSFTRIVVVLSFLRQALGTNQTPTNQIILGLSMFLTFYIMYPVWQQINEHAVQPYMAQQIGYEEAFTQTLKPLRSFMLHQTREKDLALFIKISRLPKPQNAEEVPTLTIIPAFIVSELKTAFIIGFLIWLPFLIVDMVIASVLMSMGMLMLPPIMISLPFKLMIFVLADGWYLLIGSLVNSFTM
- the flhB gene encoding flagellar biosynthesis protein FlhB, which gives rise to MAEGSDQEKTEPATGRKRDKARDEGQVAQTQELPSALVLAASLLVFSAGAGWLWEHFQDLFRLPFTWIGQMELTGASFKQMAVILGIKLVVVIAPVLGTVVLAGVGASVAQTGILIAKEAMTPKIERLDPLQGFKRFVSIRSLVDLVKNIAKIFVLGYVVYSTLRAHGGEILNLMNQPGPQVFALLMALIFKLFLRASIVLVVLAVLDYAFQRYEWERQLKMTKQEVIDEMKQSEGDPKIKARIRAMQREVAMRRMMQQVPKADVVITNPTHVAVALRYESPKYPAPRVVAKGKGFVAQRIRETARSHGVPVLERPELARLLYATVKLDRMIPEQLYQAVAEILAYVYALKGRRSAANDG